The Sphaerospermopsis torques-reginae ITEP-024 genome has a window encoding:
- a CDS encoding chloride channel protein, giving the protein MISPDILTQRFRNLWQSKKSLTISSMGYANVEACAIGIIAALSAVLLKQGSGWLGTWRVHSTQILPAWLTLPLIGMSFGFLAGWLVQRLAPEAAGSGIPQVKASLANIPIKLSWRVALIKLLSAIIALGSGITLGRQGPTVQVGAGLAAGMSRIFPTSPEHRRQMIAAGAGAGLSAAFNAPIAGVLFIIEELLQDLSGLTLGTAIIACFIGGVISRLLGGGSLQLNLELMNYSSRFSLQEIPIFLLLGVLAGLLGAVFNHGLIFSIKTYRRLHISLSLRVALAGLISGLIVALLPEYYRDNAGLREYMIASQPNLLLAIITFITQFILTLIAFGSGAPGGLFAPSLILGSCLGHIVGVCEFQLWGFGSPTTYALAGMGGFFSAVSKVPMTAIVIIFEMTTDFNLVLPLMIVSVTSYLVADQVLPGSLYEKLLQLNGIKLQKNVPLEGVLTELKAQDVMQQRVETLEAEMSIEESIQAFSRSHHRGFPVVEKNQLVGIITQSDIQNIYPFQHTVLREIMTPKPITVKPTQTLSDVLYLLDRYQISRLPVVEKQKLIGIITRADIIRAEADRLNCKNGVTGPQPEPSYVVYQTRSPNIGRGRLLVTLANPDTAETILKMAATIARDRHYELECLQIILVSRNSSPSETKVRTTKSRRLLNKAEALAKKWDIPIHTQIRVAHDVAQAILETIKERHIDLTFMGWKGNTSTPGRIFGTVVDTIIRQATCDVVVVKLGNYLKHPYFNRWLVPMAGGPNAPIAIKLLPALVTLGNEPEIRLTQVFKPSELKPNMQFLEEYTRQLIRHRNLHSNVFATPIEADSVTEGVINLVKKEDFDVVVLGASREGLLQQAIHGNIPENIASGVDSTVILVRGEINS; this is encoded by the coding sequence ATGATTTCCCCGGACATACTAACCCAGCGTTTTCGCAACTTGTGGCAGTCCAAAAAAAGTTTAACAATATCTTCAATGGGCTATGCCAATGTTGAAGCTTGTGCGATAGGAATTATTGCAGCTTTATCAGCAGTATTACTCAAACAAGGTTCAGGTTGGTTAGGAACATGGCGAGTTCACAGTACCCAAATTTTACCAGCTTGGCTAACTTTACCTTTAATTGGGATGAGTTTTGGCTTTTTAGCTGGTTGGTTGGTGCAAAGGTTAGCACCAGAAGCAGCTGGTAGTGGTATTCCTCAAGTTAAAGCTAGTCTTGCCAATATTCCTATTAAGTTATCCTGGCGGGTGGCATTGATTAAGTTACTCAGTGCTATCATTGCCTTGGGTTCAGGTATCACATTAGGAAGACAAGGTCCCACGGTGCAAGTGGGTGCAGGTTTAGCGGCCGGAATGAGTCGCATTTTTCCCACTTCTCCAGAACATCGTCGCCAAATGATCGCCGCAGGTGCGGGAGCAGGTTTATCCGCTGCTTTTAATGCCCCTATTGCTGGGGTATTATTTATTATTGAAGAATTACTCCAAGATTTATCAGGACTAACTTTAGGAACTGCCATTATTGCCTGTTTTATCGGTGGTGTAATTTCCCGATTATTAGGTGGTGGAAGTTTGCAACTAAACCTGGAATTAATGAACTATTCTAGCAGATTCTCCCTGCAAGAAATTCCTATATTTTTATTGTTGGGTGTGTTGGCAGGGTTGCTAGGTGCTGTATTTAATCACGGTTTAATATTCAGTATTAAAACTTATCGGAGATTACACATTAGCTTATCTTTAAGAGTGGCTTTAGCTGGCTTGATTTCGGGTTTAATTGTGGCTTTACTCCCAGAATATTATCGTGATAATGCTGGTTTGCGGGAGTATATGATTGCTAGTCAACCGAATCTTTTGTTAGCAATTATCACTTTTATTACTCAATTTATTTTAACATTAATTGCTTTTGGTTCTGGCGCACCAGGAGGATTATTTGCACCCAGTTTAATTTTAGGTTCTTGTTTAGGTCATATAGTTGGAGTTTGTGAGTTTCAACTGTGGGGTTTTGGTTCTCCGACTACCTACGCTTTAGCAGGAATGGGGGGATTTTTTAGCGCCGTTTCTAAAGTTCCAATGACAGCTATTGTCATTATTTTTGAAATGACAACAGATTTCAATCTTGTATTACCTTTGATGATTGTTTCTGTCACCTCTTATTTAGTTGCCGATCAAGTTTTACCTGGTTCACTGTATGAAAAACTTTTACAATTGAATGGGATCAAACTACAAAAAAATGTTCCACTTGAAGGGGTATTAACAGAATTAAAAGCCCAGGATGTAATGCAGCAACGGGTAGAAACTCTAGAGGCAGAAATGTCTATAGAAGAATCAATTCAAGCCTTTTCTCGTTCTCATCATCGGGGTTTTCCAGTGGTAGAAAAAAATCAATTAGTGGGAATTATTACTCAATCAGATATACAAAATATTTACCCCTTCCAGCATACAGTTTTAAGGGAAATAATGACACCAAAACCAATCACAGTTAAGCCGACACAAACCTTGAGTGATGTACTGTATTTACTGGATCGTTATCAAATTAGTCGTTTACCAGTGGTAGAAAAACAAAAACTGATTGGTATTATTACTCGTGCAGATATTATTAGAGCAGAAGCAGATCGTCTGAACTGTAAAAATGGCGTTACTGGACCACAACCAGAACCATCTTATGTTGTTTATCAGACGCGATCGCCTAATATTGGTAGAGGTAGATTATTAGTTACACTTGCTAACCCAGATACAGCAGAAACTATTTTAAAAATGGCTGCTACTATTGCCCGCGATCGCCATTATGAATTAGAGTGTTTACAAATTATTTTAGTATCCCGTAACAGTTCCCCCTCAGAAACAAAAGTTAGAACTACTAAAAGTCGTCGTTTACTTAACAAAGCAGAAGCTTTAGCCAAAAAATGGGATATTCCCATTCATACACAAATAAGAGTCGCCCATGATGTCGCCCAAGCCATTTTAGAAACAATTAAAGAACGTCATATAGATTTAACTTTCATGGGTTGGAAAGGAAATACTTCCACCCCAGGACGCATTTTTGGTACTGTTGTTGATACTATAATTCGTCAAGCTACCTGTGATGTAGTTGTCGTTAAGTTAGGTAATTATTTAAAACATCCCTATTTTAACCGTTGGTTAGTACCAATGGCAGGGGGACCAAATGCACCTATAGCTATTAAATTATTACCAGCTTTAGTCACATTAGGAAATGAGCCAGAAATTCGCCTCACTCAAGTATTTAAACCATCGGAATTAAAACCTAATATGCAATTTTTAGAAGAATATACTCGTCAGTTAATCCGACATCGCAATTTACATAGTAATGTTTTTGCAACACCTATAGAAGCTGATTCTGTTACTGAAGGGGTAATTAATTTAGTCAAGAAAGAAGATTTTGATGTTGTAGTTTTGGGTGCTTCTCGTGAGGGTTTACTACAACAAGCAATTCACGGTAATATTCCTGAAAATATTGCTTCTGGTGTTGATAGTACAGTAATTTTAGTGAGAGGGGAAATTAATTCATAA
- a CDS encoding TldD/PmbA family protein, translating to MGSAKLSQDTLAEQLLELALKSGAEAAEVYQSRSLSRPVFFEANRLKQLETSQAEGTALRLWRDGCPGLTVAYGSVDPQGMVERALALSQLNHPEPVELSSNSEKSYPDLGEAVPVEKLIDWGKSAIALVHDVYPDVLCNSDWECDVENTRLINSKGLDCHYTDTTLSCYMSAEWVRGDDFLSVADGQTQRGELDPTRVAHQILQRLNWAKENVSTPSGRFPVLFTSKAADMIWGTVQAALNGKQVLEKASPWAERLGQPVVAPSLTLYQNPQAGPYSCPFDDEGNPTQSLIFIENGILRNFYSDRTTGRLLGIGSTGNGFRPGLGSYPTPGLFNFLIQPGKATLQELIQDMDEGLIVDQMLGGGGGISGDFSINIDLGYLVKKGQIIGRVKDTMVAGNIYTALKQIVKLGGDADWNGSCYTPSLIVEGLSTTGKNS from the coding sequence ATGGGTTCTGCAAAATTGTCACAAGATACACTAGCGGAACAGTTGCTAGAACTGGCTTTAAAATCTGGCGCAGAGGCGGCGGAAGTGTATCAGTCCCGATCGCTTTCTCGTCCTGTGTTTTTTGAGGCCAACCGCTTAAAACAACTAGAAACCAGTCAAGCTGAAGGTACAGCACTACGTTTATGGCGCGATGGTTGTCCGGGACTGACTGTGGCTTATGGTTCTGTAGATCCTCAAGGGATGGTAGAACGAGCTTTAGCCCTCAGTCAGTTAAATCACCCTGAACCTGTAGAACTCAGTAGTAATTCTGAAAAATCTTACCCTGATTTGGGGGAAGCTGTTCCAGTGGAAAAATTGATAGACTGGGGCAAAAGTGCGATCGCTCTTGTTCATGATGTCTATCCTGATGTTCTCTGTAATAGTGATTGGGAATGTGATGTAGAAAATACTCGGTTAATCAACAGCAAAGGTTTAGATTGTCACTATACTGATACTACTCTCAGTTGCTATATGTCCGCAGAATGGGTCAGGGGTGATGATTTTCTCAGTGTTGCGGATGGACAAACCCAACGTGGTGAACTTGATCCCACCAGAGTAGCACATCAAATTTTACAGCGATTAAATTGGGCAAAAGAAAACGTTTCTACCCCTAGCGGTCGGTTTCCAGTTTTATTTACTTCCAAAGCTGCGGATATGATTTGGGGAACAGTACAAGCAGCTTTAAATGGTAAACAAGTCTTGGAAAAAGCTTCTCCTTGGGCAGAAAGATTAGGTCAACCTGTTGTTGCACCCTCTCTCACCCTTTACCAAAACCCTCAAGCAGGTCCTTACAGTTGTCCTTTTGATGATGAAGGCAATCCTACCCAATCTTTGATATTCATCGAAAACGGAATTTTACGCAATTTTTATAGCGATCGCACTACTGGCAGACTATTAGGTATTGGTAGCACTGGTAATGGTTTTCGCCCTGGTTTGGGTAGTTATCCCACCCCTGGTTTATTCAATTTTCTCATCCAACCTGGTAAGGCAACCTTACAAGAATTAATTCAAGATATGGATGAAGGTTTAATTGTTGATCAAATGCTAGGAGGAGGAGGAGGAATTTCTGGTGATTTTTCTATCAATATTGATTTGGGATATTTGGTAAAAAAAGGTCAAATCATTGGTAGAGTTAAAGATACAATGGTTGCTGGTAATATTTACACAGCCCTCAAACAAATAGTTAAATTAGGTGGGGATGCAGACTGGAATGGTTCTTGTTATACTCCATCTTTGATAGTGGAAGGACTTTCTACAACTGGGAAAAATAGTTGA
- a CDS encoding Tab2/Atab2 family RNA-binding protein produces MGSIWELDFYSRPILDANQKKVWEVLVCESPTDVRTKTDSLFRYAQYCPSTQVNSVWLRTALQEAIEKAGKAPIKIRFFRRQMNNMITKACQDIGIPALPSRKALILNQWIQQRMEEVYPQEPGYQGGTNSSVRLERPLPQRLPDALEGKQWAFVSLEASDFADMPDWEIGFGEAFPLDLAQLPPETRIPGILIFSPRALPIAGWMSGLELAYLRFDTSQGDRLILETGATESWVVANIRTPQLLKEAQGFEAAKQQANGVHFIGVQSDPQAQSFAGFWLLQEVNL; encoded by the coding sequence ATGGGCAGTATTTGGGAACTCGATTTTTACTCTCGTCCGATATTGGACGCAAATCAAAAAAAAGTTTGGGAAGTCTTAGTGTGTGAAAGTCCTACTGATGTACGCACTAAAACAGACTCCTTGTTTCGCTATGCTCAATATTGCCCTAGTACCCAAGTAAATTCGGTTTGGTTGCGGACAGCGTTACAGGAAGCGATCGAGAAAGCGGGAAAAGCGCCAATTAAAATCCGCTTTTTCCGTCGGCAAATGAATAATATGATTACAAAAGCCTGTCAAGATATAGGTATTCCCGCATTACCTAGTCGTAAAGCATTGATTCTCAATCAATGGATACAACAGCGAATGGAGGAAGTTTATCCCCAAGAACCAGGATATCAAGGCGGTACAAATTCTTCTGTACGTTTAGAAAGACCTTTACCCCAGCGTTTACCGGATGCGCTGGAAGGCAAACAATGGGCATTTGTGAGTTTAGAAGCAAGTGATTTTGCAGATATGCCAGATTGGGAAATTGGCTTTGGTGAAGCTTTTCCCCTAGATTTAGCCCAGTTACCCCCAGAAACGCGTATTCCAGGAATTTTGATTTTTTCACCTAGAGCTTTACCCATCGCTGGGTGGATGTCAGGTTTAGAGTTAGCTTATTTGCGATTCGATACCAGTCAAGGAGACAGATTGATATTAGAAACTGGTGCAACGGAAAGCTGGGTTGTGGCAAATATCAGAACACCTCAACTGCTCAAAGAAGCACAAGGATTTGAAGCAGCCAAACAACAAGCCAATGGAGTCCATTTTATTGGTGTCCAGTCCGATCCCCAAGCTCAATCTTTTGCTGGTTTTTGGCTGTTACAAGAGGTGAATCTATAG
- a CDS encoding alpha/beta hydrolase, with product MTIYHSVGTFKGVGGINLYYQNWNPGGKIRGILALVHGLGGHSGVYKNIIEHLLPQQYAVYALDLRGHGQSPGQRGYINSWAEFRDDVRTFLKMIQQQQPECPIFLFGHSMGGMIVLEYALRYPEDISALQGVIAVAPSIGEVGVSPVRVLLGKMLSRLWPRFSLNTGLDITAGSRDPKIVATYTQDTLRHTRATARFSTEFFTTLAWINAHAHEWTAPLLILHGSADRVVFPEGSEIFYQRVTCADKLRIEYPGAYHDLHCDLNYREFLADLSNWMEQHLIRELGKLEPVMSNE from the coding sequence ATGACTATTTACCACAGCGTAGGCACATTTAAAGGTGTTGGGGGAATTAATCTGTATTATCAAAACTGGAATCCAGGGGGTAAAATCAGGGGAATATTAGCATTAGTACATGGACTCGGAGGACACAGCGGAGTTTACAAAAATATAATTGAACATTTGTTACCTCAGCAATATGCTGTTTATGCCTTAGATTTGCGTGGTCATGGCCAATCACCAGGTCAAAGAGGTTACATTAATAGCTGGGCTGAATTTCGTGATGATGTGCGAACATTCTTAAAAATGATTCAACAGCAACAACCAGAATGTCCAATTTTTCTATTTGGACACAGCATGGGGGGAATGATAGTTTTAGAGTATGCTTTGCGTTATCCAGAAGATATATCTGCATTACAGGGAGTAATTGCAGTTGCACCTAGTATTGGAGAAGTGGGAGTATCACCAGTGCGCGTACTCTTGGGAAAAATGCTTTCGAGGTTGTGGCCGCGTTTTTCCTTAAATACTGGACTCGACATCACCGCAGGTTCAAGAGATCCGAAAATTGTAGCTACCTACACTCAAGATACCTTACGCCATACCCGTGCAACAGCCCGGTTTTCCACAGAGTTCTTTACTACATTAGCTTGGATTAATGCCCACGCCCATGAATGGACAGCACCTTTATTAATTTTACATGGTAGTGCTGACAGAGTAGTTTTTCCAGAGGGGAGTGAAATTTTTTATCAACGAGTGACTTGTGCAGATAAGTTGCGTATTGAATATCCGGGAGCATATCACGATTTACATTGTGATCTTAATTATCGTGAATTTCTAGCTGATTTGAGTAATTGGATGGAGCAGCATTTAATTAGAGAACTGGGAAAATTAGAACCAGTGATGAGTAATGAGTGA
- a CDS encoding lysophospholipid acyltransferase family protein codes for MENNNELENLPLLTDNAIQRVWEGVAAASDRTIRDTIDTTLNQLSAIDQENTEPRVSSNIRRWVLRSLIHFFFRVRVENIENIPQTSAILAANHLHHFDPLVLLAEILTQPYYYILGDARTLYNKWWKRLILGFAGGVIPLERIWGEEQAVISAAEAGRDDLKELAEVIKNTVNPGGNIQTVRRIDRIVAAILARGDGLMIFPEGRLGTAEGHLHPLKRGTVIYALRGGVPIVPVALIGTHDLFLRKKLTIRVGKPLYFPASSTPKRQEINAALETLEKAIRDLLPTDYHEPEGIKLLQHFLNRMLW; via the coding sequence ATGGAAAATAATAACGAGTTAGAAAATTTACCGCTTTTGACTGATAACGCTATTCAGCGGGTTTGGGAAGGTGTGGCGGCAGCGAGCGATCGCACTATTCGAGATACTATTGATACTACTCTTAATCAACTATCTGCTATTGATCAGGAAAATACAGAACCGCGAGTTAGTTCTAATATCAGACGTTGGGTGTTGCGATCGCTCATTCATTTCTTTTTCCGTGTCCGTGTGGAAAATATCGAAAATATACCGCAGACATCAGCCATTTTAGCGGCTAATCATCTCCATCATTTTGACCCTTTAGTTTTACTCGCAGAAATACTCACTCAACCGTATTATTATATTCTCGGTGATGCCCGCACTCTCTATAATAAATGGTGGAAACGCCTGATTTTAGGTTTTGCGGGTGGTGTTATTCCTTTAGAAAGAATTTGGGGAGAAGAACAAGCTGTTATTTCTGCTGCTGAAGCGGGAAGGGATGATTTAAAGGAACTAGCAGAAGTTATTAAAAATACTGTTAACCCTGGTGGAAATATCCAAACAGTACGCCGCATAGACCGCATTGTTGCCGCAATTTTAGCCCGTGGGGATGGGTTGATGATATTTCCTGAAGGAAGACTGGGAACTGCTGAGGGTCATTTGCATCCCCTAAAACGGGGAACTGTAATTTATGCGTTGCGGGGTGGAGTGCCAATTGTACCTGTAGCATTAATCGGCACTCATGACTTATTTTTGAGAAAAAAATTAACAATTCGGGTGGGTAAACCTTTATATTTTCCTGCAAGTTCCACACCAAAGCGTCAAGAAATAAATGCTGCTTTGGAAACTTTGGAGAAAGCAATACGAGATTTGTTACCTACAGATTATCATGAACCGGAGGGGATAAAGCTGTTACAACATTTTTTGAATCGGATGTTATGGTAA
- a CDS encoding alpha-mannosidase, giving the protein MTFHLPPVDTTSILKTVENLRSLCQINILSSWVYQQGNLEINEVVNSDLSDWQSVKLNEKNQVVWDGGKQVLWLAQRFTVPESSQGYPLTGLCLRLSLLWWADAVEVYINGNLVLIGDLFDCSPRVLLSQGVKPGDEFFVCLRLVSPGHCDGALVRSLLIFEGLGYNELDAGIVADELAIAQILLERFSPQGLAGLVAGVDEVTNHVLRSSSRRVDTKNTKEEEEEEEEGREEGWKDYLLKIREVYLRSSAFICVQNYKIFLLGHAHLDLAWLWPVSETWNAAQNTFESVLRLQKDFSELIFCHTTPALYAWVEENRPQLFREIQIQVKSGRWEVLGGFWVEPDLNLISGESIVRQLLYGQRYFLEKFGKISPIVWVPDTFGFCATLPQFLVNAGVEFFVTQKLRWNDSTKFDYGLFWWRSPDGSQILSYMSALIGEGIDPVKMTQYLCEWQTQTGLNDALWLPGVGDHGGGPTRDMLELARRWEHSPILPRLEFTTAENYLQQIKLESESLPAPLPIWEDELYLEFHRGCYTTHADQKRFNRKSEHLLYQAELFATLATSLYGCEYPKMEIETAWKKVLFNQFHDILPGSSITQVYQDALPEWEDVQKTGNRILDDALKAIASHIILPSTLPQPPQPHSIPIIIFNSLNWERSEVIHIIMNHEEHEGHEVKKVLESSSVSSHIFSLEDQSWKVYDVQGKEVITQQNENSLLFIATVPSIGYQIYWLSPTSEKSNIAKNKLPKNWTLENDYLQVKINPQTGDIDSIFDKHQQREILNGAGNQLQAFQDSGQYWDAWNIDPNYNTKPLPPSELLSIQWLENGEIQQKLQVIRKIGKSEFIQNYILQKNTPILKIQNTVNWQENQVLVKTSFPLNFTTETATYEIPCGVINRPTNPQTPAEQAKWEVPALHWADLTTETDSGKYGFSLLNNCKYGYDVKPNQIRLTLLRSPNWPDPEADRGNHKFTYSLYPHLGSWQEAETVKKGYELNIPLNVLINPEIKKSESGILPNQSFLKLADDNLIITAFKVSEDDSKKIILRFYESQGETAELGLESEYFRLGEAVDLLERKVNKEVGKIAPWKIGSFEIMSESGFPGF; this is encoded by the coding sequence ATGACTTTTCATCTTCCTCCTGTGGATACTACATCTATATTAAAGACTGTTGAGAATTTACGCTCTTTATGTCAAATTAATATACTTTCTTCTTGGGTTTATCAGCAAGGTAATTTAGAAATTAACGAGGTGGTAAATTCTGATCTATCTGATTGGCAATCTGTTAAGCTAAATGAGAAAAATCAGGTTGTTTGGGATGGGGGAAAACAGGTTCTTTGGTTAGCACAAAGGTTTACTGTTCCTGAAAGTTCGCAAGGTTATCCTTTGACGGGTTTATGTTTGCGGTTGTCTCTACTTTGGTGGGCTGATGCGGTTGAGGTTTATATTAATGGTAATCTGGTTTTAATTGGGGATTTATTTGATTGTTCCCCACGGGTGCTTTTAAGTCAAGGGGTAAAACCAGGTGATGAGTTTTTTGTTTGTTTGCGGTTGGTGAGTCCTGGTCATTGTGATGGTGCTTTGGTGCGATCGCTTTTAATTTTTGAAGGTTTGGGTTACAATGAGTTAGATGCGGGTATTGTGGCTGATGAGTTGGCGATCGCTCAAATTCTTTTAGAAAGGTTTTCACCGCAGGGTTTAGCTGGTTTGGTTGCGGGGGTTGATGAGGTAACGAACCACGTTCTGCGAAGCAGTTCCCGAAGGGTAGACACGAAGAACACGAAGGAAGAGGAAGAAGAAGAAGAAGAAGGAAGGGAAGAAGGTTGGAAAGATTATCTTCTAAAAATACGAGAAGTCTATCTGCGTTCATCTGCGTTCATCTGCGTTCAAAACTATAAAATCTTTTTGTTGGGTCATGCTCATTTAGATTTAGCATGGTTATGGCCTGTTTCGGAAACTTGGAACGCTGCACAAAATACTTTTGAGTCGGTTTTAAGGTTACAAAAAGATTTTTCTGAGTTGATATTCTGTCATACTACTCCCGCTTTGTATGCTTGGGTTGAAGAAAATCGTCCTCAGTTATTTCGGGAGATTCAAATTCAGGTAAAATCTGGAAGATGGGAGGTTTTGGGGGGTTTCTGGGTTGAACCAGATTTAAATTTGATTTCTGGTGAGTCTATTGTTAGACAATTATTATATGGTCAGCGTTATTTTTTAGAGAAGTTTGGGAAAATATCTCCGATAGTTTGGGTCCCTGATACTTTTGGGTTTTGTGCTACTTTACCACAGTTTTTAGTAAATGCAGGGGTTGAGTTTTTTGTTACTCAAAAGTTACGCTGGAATGATTCTACTAAGTTTGATTATGGTTTATTTTGGTGGCGATCGCCAGATGGTAGTCAAATATTAAGTTATATGTCTGCTCTCATCGGGGAAGGTATTGATCCGGTTAAGATGACTCAATATCTGTGTGAGTGGCAAACTCAAACGGGTTTAAATGATGCGCTTTGGCTTCCTGGTGTCGGTGATCATGGTGGTGGTCCTACTCGTGATATGCTGGAATTAGCACGACGCTGGGAACATTCCCCCATTTTACCAAGGTTGGAATTTACAACCGCAGAAAATTATCTACAACAAATAAAGTTAGAATCTGAAAGTTTACCCGCACCTCTCCCAATATGGGAAGATGAGTTATATCTGGAATTTCATCGCGGATGTTATACGACTCACGCAGATCAAAAACGCTTCAATCGTAAATCTGAACATCTATTATATCAGGCTGAGTTATTCGCAACTCTGGCAACTTCTCTTTATGGTTGTGAATATCCGAAAATGGAAATAGAAACCGCTTGGAAAAAAGTTCTGTTTAACCAGTTTCACGACATTTTACCCGGTTCTTCCATTACCCAAGTTTATCAAGATGCACTCCCAGAATGGGAAGATGTGCAAAAGACAGGAAATAGAATTTTAGATGATGCTTTAAAGGCGATCGCCTCTCATATAATTTTACCATCTACTTTACCACAACCACCCCAACCCCATAGCATTCCCATCATAATTTTTAACTCTCTCAACTGGGAACGTTCGGAAGTTATACATATTATAATGAACCACGAAGAACACGAAGGACACGAAGTTAAGAAAGTTTTAGAGAGTTCTTCTGTAAGTTCTCATATTTTTAGTTTAGAAGATCAGAGTTGGAAAGTTTACGATGTTCAAGGAAAGGAAGTTATCACCCAACAAAATGAAAATTCTTTATTATTTATCGCTACTGTCCCATCAATAGGATATCAAATTTATTGGCTTTCTCCCACATCAGAAAAATCAAACATCGCAAAAAACAAACTTCCCAAAAATTGGACTTTAGAAAATGACTATCTCCAAGTAAAAATTAACCCCCAAACTGGAGATATAGACAGCATTTTTGATAAACACCAACAACGGGAAATATTAAACGGTGCAGGAAACCAACTCCAAGCTTTTCAAGACAGTGGACAATATTGGGATGCGTGGAATATTGACCCCAATTATAACACCAAACCCCTACCCCCAAGCGAATTACTATCAATTCAATGGTTAGAAAATGGAGAAATTCAACAAAAATTACAAGTAATTCGTAAAATCGGCAAATCTGAATTTATCCAAAATTACATCTTACAAAAAAATACCCCAATTCTGAAAATTCAGAATACTGTAAACTGGCAAGAAAATCAAGTATTAGTTAAAACATCCTTTCCTTTAAACTTTACCACCGAAACCGCCACCTATGAAATACCATGTGGAGTCATAAACCGCCCCACCAACCCCCAAACCCCCGCAGAACAAGCAAAATGGGAAGTACCCGCTTTACATTGGGCAGATTTAACCACAGAAACAGATAGCGGAAAATACGGATTTAGTTTACTCAATAATTGTAAATATGGATACGACGTTAAACCCAATCAAATCCGCCTCACATTATTAAGAAGTCCCAACTGGCCAGACCCCGAAGCAGATAGAGGAAACCACAAATTTACATATAGTTTATATCCTCATCTTGGCAGTTGGCAAGAAGCGGAAACAGTCAAAAAAGGGTATGAATTAAATATACCATTAAATGTGTTAATAAATCCAGAGATTAAAAAATCTGAATCTGGTATTTTACCAAATCAAAGTTTTCTAAAATTAGCAGATGATAATTTAATTATTACAGCTTTTAAAGTCAGTGAAGATGATAGTAAAAAAATCATTCTGCGTTTTTATGAAAGTCAGGGAGAAACAGCAGAGTTAGGTTTAGAAAGTGAATATTTCCGGTTAGGGGAAGCGGTTGATTTATTAGAAAGGAAGGTAAATAAAGAAGTTGGAAAAATCGCACCTTGGAAAATTGGGAGTTTTGAGATTATGTCTGAATCAGGATTTCCAGGATTTTAG
- a CDS encoding ribbon-helix-helix domain-containing protein: MNITLNPEQEQFIKTQLEQGKFPDAQAVINQALQLLQEKQKEYEEWVEDVRIKVNEAAAELERGEGVPLETVVEQMQAKFSHAREVKE, translated from the coding sequence ATGAATATTACCCTCAACCCAGAACAAGAACAGTTTATAAAAACCCAACTAGAACAAGGTAAATTTCCAGACGCTCAAGCAGTAATTAATCAAGCATTACAACTGTTACAAGAAAAACAAAAAGAATATGAAGAATGGGTAGAAGATGTCAGAATTAAAGTCAACGAAGCAGCAGCAGAATTAGAACGAGGTGAAGGAGTTCCTTTAGAAACAGTTGTTGAACAAATGCAAGCAAAATTCAGCCATGCGCGTGAGGTGAAAGAATGA
- a CDS encoding type II toxin-antitoxin system RelE/ParE family toxin: MNQCLISPQAIKDLDNISEYFLTTNIETGEKIFQEFTKKCKNLLQFPQMGRSYEHIRKGMRGIPLNGYIIFYQIVDDNIEILRIVNGRQDLESLFT; encoded by the coding sequence ATGAATCAATGTTTAATTTCACCTCAAGCAATTAAAGATTTAGATAATATTTCCGAATATTTTTTAACTACAAATATTGAAACAGGAGAAAAAATTTTTCAAGAATTTACAAAAAAGTGTAAAAACTTGCTGCAATTTCCCCAAATGGGACGCAGTTACGAACACATCAGAAAAGGAATGCGAGGAATACCTCTTAATGGTTACATCATTTTTTATCAAATTGTTGATGATAATATAGAAATTCTCAGAATTGTCAATGGTCGTCAAGATTTAGAATCTTTGTTTACATGA